DNA from Candidatus Omnitrophota bacterium:
AAATATCCCGTAGAAACGGTACGCATGATGAACAGTATAATAAAATTCACAGAAGGGTATCTTAATAAGCTGATCAGAAACATTTAAAAATCCTTGACAACTTATGCGCTTTAGCATACAATACATTCGCCAGAGCGGAAATAGACGCTGGCAATTTTTTTAATTTGGTTTGTGAAAAAAATCACGGATTACCAAATGCAGGACACAAAAAAAGTACCTAAGAGCGCGATATCGCGGATCTCACTTTATTTAAGAGAAATTACAAGGCTTGAAAAAGAAGCGAAAGAGAGTGTATCTTCGACGGAATTAGGCGATATGACCGGCCTTACGGACGCGCAGGTACGTAAAGACCTTTCGTATTTCGGGCAATTCGGCCGCTCGGGCGCGGGCTACGATGTCCACCCGCTTAAAAGGGCGATAGAAGGCCTTCTTGGCAAGAATAAGACTTGGGAAATCGTACTTATCGGAGCCGGAAACATAGGCTCTGCCCTCTTAAGATACCCTGGCTTCAAAGACCAGGGTTTTTTTATTAAAGAGGCGTTTGACAGTGATTCTAAAAGGATCGATAAACGCTACGGAGAAGTGAGTGTAAAAGACGTCAAAAAGCTTGAAGAAACAGTTAGAGCAAATAAAGATATAAAGATAGCCATTCTCGCCGTTCCGGCGGAGAGCGCGCAAAGCGTGGCGGACCTCCTCGTAAAGGCGGGTATAAAGTGCATACTCAATTTTGCCCCGGCCCTTCTTAAATTAAACAGCGATGTTTTGGTGAAAAATATAGACCTTTCCAATGAGCTCGAGAGTTTTTCATTTTTTCTCGCATCGCGTGAGGATTGACGGAAGATGAAACAGAAATTTCTTAAAAAACAGGATCTTAAAATTTTTGTGGAGGCCCTCGCCGCTACCTATAGTGTCTATTATCCCAAAAAAAATAGGCAGGGCAACTTCCACTTAGTCCCGTTCTCAGAGGGCGTCGACGGCGCCGCACTCGGCGGGGTAAGGCCCTTCGAGCCGCTTAAAAACTTCTTTTTCCGCTGCCGCGAAAAGGTAGTGGATGGCTACGAGAAATCCGAAAAAGCGCCCGCAAATTCAAAAAGGCCGTATTGCGTAATGGGGGTAAAAAATTGCGACCTTCATGGCATGCGGATTCAGGATTTCGTCTTTACGGAAGGGGATTTCAAAGATCCCTTCTACATAAAAAACCGCGAAGAAAATCTTATTATTGCCTCGGATTGCACAACTGCCATACCCACGTGCTTCTGCCACGCCCTCGAGGTTCCGCATTATCCCGAAAAAGGTTACGATATATTGATGTCGGAGCTTTCGAGCGGCTATCTTGTGGAGGAAGGAACGGATAGGGGCGCCAAGTTTTTAAAAAGAAACGACGGTATTTTTAATGAAGCCGCCGAAATGCACATAGAAGAAAGAGACCATATAAGGAGACATGCTGGCGAAAAAGTGGAAGCCAATATAGCGGAGCACGGCATTCCGCGCCGCACCGAATTCGGCGATATAATAAAGGTAAATCTTGATTCGCCGATATGGGAAACGGAGGTCAAGGCCTGCGTTGAATGCGGTTCCTGCAATGCGGTATGCCCTACGTGCCACTGTTTTTATCTGTCGGACTCTGAAGAAAACGGTAATAAAGAGGTGCGCTATAAGATGTGGGACGCATGCATGTATAAAAGATTTGCGCACGTCGCCGGAGGAGCCAACGCAAGGCCGCACCTTTGGATGCGTCTCAGGAACAGATTTGAGAAGAAATTTGATTTTTTTCCGCAGGTTGCCGGCATTTATGCATGCACAGGCTGCGGCAGGTGTTATTCCGGGTGCCCGGGAAAGATAGATATAAGACGCGTATTGAAAAATCTTGTAGCGGAAAAGAATGGCAAAAA
Protein-coding regions in this window:
- a CDS encoding redox-sensing transcriptional repressor Rex gives rise to the protein MKKITDYQMQDTKKVPKSAISRISLYLREITRLEKEAKESVSSTELGDMTGLTDAQVRKDLSYFGQFGRSGAGYDVHPLKRAIEGLLGKNKTWEIVLIGAGNIGSALLRYPGFKDQGFFIKEAFDSDSKRIDKRYGEVSVKDVKKLEETVRANKDIKIAILAVPAESAQSVADLLVKAGIKCILNFAPALLKLNSDVLVKNIDLSNELESFSFFLASRED
- a CDS encoding 4Fe-4S dicluster domain-containing protein, whose translation is MKQKFLKKQDLKIFVEALAATYSVYYPKKNRQGNFHLVPFSEGVDGAALGGVRPFEPLKNFFFRCREKVVDGYEKSEKAPANSKRPYCVMGVKNCDLHGMRIQDFVFTEGDFKDPFYIKNREENLIIASDCTTAIPTCFCHALEVPHYPEKGYDILMSELSSGYLVEEGTDRGAKFLKRNDGIFNEAAEMHIEERDHIRRHAGEKVEANIAEHGIPRRTEFGDIIKVNLDSPIWETEVKACVECGSCNAVCPTCHCFYLSDSEENGNKEVRYKMWDACMYKRFAHVAGGANARPHLWMRLRNRFEKKFDFFPQVAGIYACTGCGRCYSGCPGKIDIRRVLKNLVAEKNGKKHE